The Paraconexibacter algicola genome includes the window CGGTGGCGAGCTCGCGGATCCGGGCGGCGAGGATGTCCTTGCCCTTGGCGACGACGATCGGCGCCGCCTCGCCGTGCTCGTACTTCAGGGCCACCGCGTAGTGCGTCGGGTTGGTGATGACGACGTCGGCGGTCGGGACGTCCTCCATCATCCGGCCGCGCGCCGCCTGCATCGCCCGGCGGCGCTGCGCGGAGCGGACCTCGGCCGGGAGCGACTGGCCCTTGGCCTCCTCCTTGACCTCCTGCTTGTCCATCCGCAGCTGCTTCTCGTTGCGCCACTTCTGGTAGCCGAAGTCGGCGAGGCCGATCAGCAGGTAGGCGGAGGCGGCGCGCAGCGCGATCGCCCGCACCTCGCCGGTCAGGGCGGCCGCGAGCTGCGCGGGCTCCACCCCGACCATCGCCCCGAGCTGCGTGAGCTTCGGGCCGACCGCGGCGAACACGATCGCCCCGACGATCCCGACCTTCGAGCAGCTCTTCACCGCCTCGGCGATCGCGTTGGGCCCGAAGATGTTCTTGAACCCGTTGACCGGGTTCAGCCGCTTGGGGTCGGGCATCAGCGCCTTGGGCATCGGCTGCGGCCCGACCTGGATGACGCCGATCGCCGCGCCCGCGATCGCGCACGCGACCGCGACCGGCGCGACGCACAGCACCGACGTCACCAGCGCGTCCATGAGCAGCCGCCCGACGCCCTCGCGGTTGACCTCCTCGAACGCGGCGAGGTTCGCGAGCGTCGACTGCATCGTCGTGCCCATCCGGTCGACGTACGCCGGTCCCGCCCAGCCGAGGACGACGACCCCGACGAGCATCACGATCGCGCCGCTGAGATCGGGGGAGCGCGCGACCTGGCCCTTCTCGCGGGCCTCCGCGCGCTTCTTCGGTGTCGCCTTCTCGGTCTTGTCCGACCCGCCGCCCACCGCCGCTCACCCCGCGAGCTTCAGGGTCTGCAGGGCGGCGCCGACGTCGCGCTGCAGCTCGTCGGCGATCCATCCGGCGACGAACGGCAGCGTCGTGCCGAGCAGCAGCAGGCCGACGAACACCTTCGCCGGGAAGCCGACCGCGAACACGTTGAGCTGCGGCACGACGCGCGACACGACCCCGAACGCGGCGTCGGTCACGATCAGCGCGAGGACGACCGGGCCGGCGACCTGGATCGCGGCGGCGAACACGCCGACGAACGCGTCGTCGGCGCCCTGCACGAGCGCGCCGAGCTGCGGGTAGGCGTCCATCGGCACGAGCTCGTAGGTGCGGGCCATGCCCTCGATCACCCAGGCGTCCCCGCCGATCGCGATGAAGATCGCGACGCCGACGAACGCGTACAGCTGCGTGAGGACCGCGGACTGCGTGCCGGTGACCGGGTCGATCAGGCCGCCGTAGGAGAACCCGATGAGCGTGTCG containing:
- the fliR gene encoding flagellar biosynthetic protein FliR — encoded protein: MTVEQLINEFGEQQVVAFFLVLARVSPLFVLAPLFSSRSVPARVRGIVAVALAIGLGPVVGRDAQVDLDVWNLAALIGKELLVGASFAFALAAFFAAIQVAGAFLDTLIGFSYGGLIDPVTGTQSAVLTQLYAFVGVAIFIAIGGDAWVIEGMARTYELVPMDAYPQLGALVQGADDAFVGVFAAAIQVAGPVVLALIVTDAAFGVVSRVVPQLNVFAVGFPAKVFVGLLLLGTTLPFVAGWIADELQRDVGAALQTLKLAG
- the flhB gene encoding flagellar biosynthesis protein FlhB, whose protein sequence is MGGGSDKTEKATPKKRAEAREKGQVARSPDLSGAIVMLVGVVVLGWAGPAYVDRMGTTMQSTLANLAAFEEVNREGVGRLLMDALVTSVLCVAPVAVACAIAGAAIGVIQVGPQPMPKALMPDPKRLNPVNGFKNIFGPNAIAEAVKSCSKVGIVGAIVFAAVGPKLTQLGAMVGVEPAQLAAALTGEVRAIALRAASAYLLIGLADFGYQKWRNEKQLRMDKQEVKEEAKGQSLPAEVRSAQRRRAMQAARGRMMEDVPTADVVITNPTHYAVALKYEHGEAAPIVVAKGKDILAARIRELATENGVPLVPNPPLARGLHASVEVGQQIPEEFYAAVAQVLAFVYRVARRRRAVTG